Within Calditrichota bacterium, the genomic segment AAAAGGCAAAAGAATTTCCGCCAAAGAAGATGATTTTGCAATACGTTTCCTCTGAATCTGTTCCGGAATTACAAACAAAGCTACCGCGCTAATTTAAAATTCATCCGTCGGTGTGTCGCCTTGCCGCGATGGGGTCACGGATGAAATTGATGGCCGCTGAGCGGGAAGGGGCTTTTCTTTTTGTTAAAGTAAAAAGTACTGTCCGCTCGAGTTGTTCTCTGCGATGGGCGGATTAATCCTCCCTCTCCGGAGCGTTCACATAGCTGACCGCGTTGGAGGGGCGTGACATTCCGGACATTTTAGATAATCCGAGTTTAAAAACGTTTTCTCGCTTTCTTGTTTGTCGTTCTGCGGCGATTGAGTGCGGTGTGTTTGTCGCATTTTTGCGTTGGTGCGTTTTCCCTTTTGAATATTTCGGAAACAACTTCCGGGCAAAATTCGGTCGCTAATTTTTTAGTTTCTTTGCAAATGTCAACGCGGACAACGCCCGGCGGCATTTCAAACGGAAGCGGCGGTAATTTTAGCGTGTCGTGTGCGGCTTTCATAAATCTCGCCCAAATAGGCAGAGCGACCACTGATCCCGCCTGTCCGTTGCCCAAACTTTTTGCCGGATCGTCAAAACCCACCCAGACGCCGGCGACGATTTGTCTGGTAAATCCGATGAACCAGGCGTCAGTAAAGTCGTTGGTTGTGCCTGTTTTTCCGCCAGCAGGATATTGAAAGCCGTAAACCGAGCGCGCGGAATAACCGGTCCCGCCCGGGCTGAGAATGCCTTGCAACATGTCTGCCATGATATAGGCGGTTTCCCTGCGCAAGACTTCTCGGATTTCAGGCTGATTGTCTTTGATAATATTTCCGGATTTATCGATTATTTGCGCGATGTACATCGGTTTGGCAAGAATGCCTTGGTTGGCAAAGACGCCGAAAGCGGTTGTCATTTCAATGGGAGAAACAGAGCCGGAACCGAGGGCCAAAGCGTCGACTTCCGGCAGTTCCGTAGTTAAGCCAAGTTTGCGAGCATAATCAATGATGGTTTTGGGAGGCACAACTTCCTGCACCAATCGCGCCGTGACCAGATTTAGCGATCTTTTTAACGCTTGCCGTAACGTAGTCGGTCCTCCCTGCGAATGGTCGTAGTTGTGCGGCGCCCAACGATCTCCGTTGGGCAGATAAAGCACTACCGGCTGGTTCAATAGTTCAAAAGACGGCGAATAGCCATTGTCAATAGCGGCGGTGTAGACAATGGGTTTAAACGTGGATCCGGGTTGTCTGGTGCGCATTTGCACGGCTCGATTGTATTTGGATTCTCTGAAATCCCTGCCGCCGATCATAGCAAGAATGGAACCGTCAGTCGGATCCATGGCGATGAAGGCAACTTGAATGGTGAAATTTTTCGTAGCAATTGAATCCAGCAACGCGGGAAATTTTTTCTTTAATTGCCGCAACGAAAATTTTTTAGTCAGCGAATCCGGCAGAATACGTCGAATTTTGCCGGTGGCGATGAGCCGTTTGTTGAAATTTGACTGCAATTTTTTCAGATGCACGGAAACGGCTCGCTCAGCGCATGCCTGCAAGCGCGTGTCCAGCGTCGTGTAAACGCTGAGCCCTGCCGTGTAAAGGTCCATTTGATATTCTTTTTGCAATTTCTGTCTGATGAATTCTGTAAAATACGGGGCGATTCCAACATCTTCTTTCTCGGAGATTGCCCGAACGTTCAGCGGCATCGCTTTGGCTTGTTCATATTCCTGCCGGCTGATGTGACCTTCGCTAAACATGTTGAACAAAACCACATTCCGTCGGGAAATGACGAGCTCGGGATTTCGGTAAGGAGAATACGCCGTCGGGCGCTGCAGGATTCCTGCTAACATGGCGCATTCCGGAAGGGTCAAATCTTTCGCGCTTTTGTCGAAATACTTTTGCGCGGCGGCCTCGGCGCCGTAAGCACCATTTCCGAAATACATGTGATTCAGATACATTTCCAATATTTCATCTTTGGTGTAAGTGCGCTCAATCTGGATGGCGGTGATAATTTCGCGCAACTTTCGGACGATAGTCTTTTGTAAATTCAAATAGAGCTGGCGAGCCAACTGTTGGGTTAAGGTACTTGCTCCCTGCTTAAATTTGAAATGGACAACGTCAATCATTATCGCTTTGGCCATTCGCTTAAAATTCAATCCCCAATGATTGTAAAAATCTCTGTCTTCTGTGTCCAGAACTGCGAGAATCAAATTTCGCGGCATTTCGCCGAGCGGTTTTAAGATACGCTTTTTGGTGAAAAGCTCTTTGATGACGACACCGTCGCGAGAATAAATTTTTGTCGCCAATTCCGGTTCATAGCGTTCCAGCTTGGCGAGAGAAGGCAAGTCCCGCGTCAAATAAATAAAGAAAAGCACGCCGAAAATTAGCAAAATAGTTAAAACCGCCAGCGGCAGTTTTAACTTAGCCCAAAAACGATTTGAAGAAACGTCGCGGGAATAATTATTTTGTTGACGAATAGTCCTTTTCATAAACAACCCAATTGTTTGTCTGACTGGTTTTGAAGACTAATAATGCGAATGACCAGTTAAAATTGAACATAAGTCGCTAATTTATTGTTTTTAAAAGGCTGACGCCTTAACTCCACTCCAATTTAGGAAAATTAAGCCGTAAGGCTTTTATTATTTTCATTGCTATTTTACTTAAAATTTTCCAACTGGTCATTCATATTAATAAATAACGCCCAAAACATTTTGTTAAGAGCAAAATGCTCATAATTGCTAAAAATACAAGTTGTTCTCATATCCTGACATTAGCTTGAAATTCGGCGAGGACTGAGCATTACTTTTAAAACGAAAAAAGCGAATCAACTGTTCCAAAATTTAAGTTGAATTTCATTTTGTTCGTCAAATTGCGCATAGGAGAAATGATGAATCCAGTCGCCGAGATTGATGAAAACAGAGCCGTTTATTTTTTCCATCAGCGGATTGTGCGAGTGGCCAAGGATGACGACATCAAAACCGGCGTCAAATTTGTCTTTTGCGAATTGAATGTACTCGTCAGTGTAATCGAAGAATTTGTTTGTCGTGTATTCGCGGCTGCTTCGGGACATAAATTTGGCAAAAGGGATTCCGATGTCGGGGTGCGTCCAGCGGTAGAGAAAAATATTCAGGGGATGACGAACTACTTTTTTCAGCAGCCGGTACCCTTTGTCTTTTTTCAGGACCCCGTCGCCGTGAAATAAATAAAATTTTTTCCCAAAGAGAGTTGGCGTGTAAATTTCACCATGAATTTGCATGTGCAACTCCCGGGACATGAAATCGCGGTGCCAGCAGTCATGATTTCCCGGCTGAAAATGAACGCGAACGCCAGCTTCGATCAATTTGGAAATTTCAAAGAGAATAAAATAGAACTGAGCAGGAACCGCGTGTTTGTACTCAAACCAGAAATCGAACAAGTCTCCGACGATGAAAAGCTCGTTGCCTTCTTTTTTGATGGAATTGAAGAATGAAATCAGTCTTTCGTATCGCCGGCCCAATCTTTGGTCGAACGCGGCGCCAACGTGAATATCGGAAATGAAATAATATGTCCCCATGTAATCGGATCGACTCCTGTATTTGAAATGATTTTAAAAGATACAAAATTCTCTGAGTTAATGCAATAAAAAACATGGCAGATACAAAAAAAATCTTGACTGGGAAAGAAAAAATCACTAAATTGCCACCATTGAAACGAGGAAAGGACTTTTAGGGAACTCACTCCACTTTGGTGGAGTTTTTATTTCTCATGGAAAAATTAGCGTTAAAAGCATACGCCAAGATAAATATCGGGTTGTCAGTCACCTCGCGGCGCCCGGACGGATACCATGAGATAGAGACAATTTTTCAGCAAATTGATCTTTTCGATGAAATCATTTTGCAAGCGGCACGCCCGGGCCAAACATTGATTGAGACCGAACACCCATCAGTGCCGACCGGCGAGAGAAATATCTGCTACCGCGCCGTTGAAAATCTGCGTGAGGCGGCGGGATTGAATTTTGGGGTGAAAATCGTCATCCGGAAAAATGTGCCGATCGGCGCCGGACTCGGAGGCGGGAGCAGTGACGCGGCAGCGATGATTGTCGGAACAAATAAACTTTTTCAATTGACTTTGTCGGATGCCAGACAGCGTGAAATAGCCCGCGGGCTTGGCGCCGACGTTCCTTTCTTTTTATTGGGCGGCGCCGCGCTGGCGAAAGGCATTGGCGACGAGTTGCAGCCGATAAAGTTACCCAATAAGTTCTTTGGCGTTTTAATTTACCCGAATGTAGAGATTTCAACGAGCTGGGTTTATAAAAACTTTAATTTTAGCTTGACAAAAACTAAAAAAATTATTAAATTAGCAAGCCTTTATAAAAATGTGGAACGTTATCGAGAGTTCTTTCAAAATGATTTGGAAAAAGTTGTTTTCGACAAATATCCTGAACTTGCTAACCTAAAACGGTTGCTTTATCAAAAGGGAGCATATTTTGCCAGCATGTCGGGCAGCGGGTCGTCGATATTTGGATTATTCAAGGATTTTTCAGCAGCAGAAAATGCTAAGGCGAATTTGGACCAGCGCTATCAAACTTTTTTAATTCAACCCTTGGAAAAAACATCAATAACAAGAGGGGCGATGTGAGTTAATAATCTTGTTCGCGAAAGGTAGCATAGCTTTTTAGAAGGGTGTGGGTATTTTCTGTTATTAGATGTTGAATTTTTCAACAAAGGGTAACAGAATAACGGTCACGGTTATTAGCATGAAGTCGCGTTGTTTTCAGCTTAAATTTTCATTTAAAAAGTTTGCTGATTAGACAGGAGAAAATTACGGATGGACATAACAGAAATTACCGTTACCCTACGAAACGAGGACAAACTCAAAGCTTTTGTAAACGTTACTTTTGATGATCAGTTTGTTGTGCGAGGCATGAAAGTTATTAAAAGCGCGAACGGTTTTTTTATCAGTATGCCCAGCCGGAAAATGCCAGATGGGACGTTTCGGGATATTGCGCATCCGATTACCAAGGAATTCCGGGAGTTTATTGAGAAGGCTATTCTGGAAAAATATAATGAGAAGTTAGAAGAAGAAAAATCAGACCAGGATTAGCCTGAAAATCATTGAAGATGCAAAAAAAGTACATTGGGGCGTCGCCAAGAGGCAAGGCACAGGGTTTTGGTCCCTGCATTCGGAGGTTCGAATCCTCCCGCCCCAGCTTTTCATTTTAAGTTGTCATTAAAAATGTGGATGACGAAAATCAGATGGGGAGCGAGCGCCTAGCTGTCAGTTTAAGAAAAAATGAGGGTGAGAATATTAGCAATTATCAATTCGATTGCTATTAAATTGACTATTGTGGACTGCTAATAGAGA encodes:
- a CDS encoding PBP1A family penicillin-binding protein — encoded protein: MKRTIRQQNNYSRDVSSNRFWAKLKLPLAVLTILLIFGVLFFIYLTRDLPSLAKLERYEPELATKIYSRDGVVIKELFTKKRILKPLGEMPRNLILAVLDTEDRDFYNHWGLNFKRMAKAIMIDVVHFKFKQGASTLTQQLARQLYLNLQKTIVRKLREIITAIQIERTYTKDEILEMYLNHMYFGNGAYGAEAAAQKYFDKSAKDLTLPECAMLAGILQRPTAYSPYRNPELVISRRNVVLFNMFSEGHISRQEYEQAKAMPLNVRAISEKEDVGIAPYFTEFIRQKLQKEYQMDLYTAGLSVYTTLDTRLQACAERAVSVHLKKLQSNFNKRLIATGKIRRILPDSLTKKFSLRQLKKKFPALLDSIATKNFTIQVAFIAMDPTDGSILAMIGGRDFRESKYNRAVQMRTRQPGSTFKPIVYTAAIDNGYSPSFELLNQPVVLYLPNGDRWAPHNYDHSQGGPTTLRQALKRSLNLVTARLVQEVVPPKTIIDYARKLGLTTELPEVDALALGSGSVSPIEMTTAFGVFANQGILAKPMYIAQIIDKSGNIIKDNQPEIREVLRRETAYIMADMLQGILSPGGTGYSARSVYGFQYPAGGKTGTTNDFTDAWFIGFTRQIVAGVWVGFDDPAKSLGNGQAGSVVALPIWARFMKAAHDTLKLPPLPFEMPPGVVRVDICKETKKLATEFCPEVVSEIFKRENAPTQKCDKHTALNRRRTTNKKARKRF
- a CDS encoding UDP-2,3-diacylglucosamine diphosphatase, yielding MGTYYFISDIHVGAAFDQRLGRRYERLISFFNSIKKEGNELFIVGDLFDFWFEYKHAVPAQFYFILFEISKLIEAGVRVHFQPGNHDCWHRDFMSRELHMQIHGEIYTPTLFGKKFYLFHGDGVLKKDKGYRLLKKVVRHPLNIFLYRWTHPDIGIPFAKFMSRSSREYTTNKFFDYTDEYIQFAKDKFDAGFDVVILGHSHNPLMEKINGSVFINLGDWIHHFSYAQFDEQNEIQLKFWNS
- the ispE gene encoding 4-(cytidine 5'-diphospho)-2-C-methyl-D-erythritol kinase, with the protein product MEKLALKAYAKINIGLSVTSRRPDGYHEIETIFQQIDLFDEIILQAARPGQTLIETEHPSVPTGERNICYRAVENLREAAGLNFGVKIVIRKNVPIGAGLGGGSSDAAAMIVGTNKLFQLTLSDARQREIARGLGADVPFFLLGGAALAKGIGDELQPIKLPNKFFGVLIYPNVEISTSWVYKNFNFSLTKTKKIIKLASLYKNVERYREFFQNDLEKVVFDKYPELANLKRLLYQKGAYFASMSGSGSSIFGLFKDFSAAENAKANLDQRYQTFLIQPLEKTSITRGAM
- a CDS encoding septation protein SpoVG, producing MDITEITVTLRNEDKLKAFVNVTFDDQFVVRGMKVIKSANGFFISMPSRKMPDGTFRDIAHPITKEFREFIEKAILEKYNEKLEEEKSDQD